The genomic window GAAATAGGGGCTTTTTGTCATCTTTACCATCACCATCGTAATCACGTTCATCCCAATCAATGACGCCAACACGGTAAAAGTAAATACCAGAAGGTGGTAAAGCAGTATGAGTAAATTGTGATGTTGAAGAGCTGTCAAGTGTACTATCAGTTTGAAAATATGATGAGCCAATACTATAACATGCACCCACAACTATCATGTCAGAAAATTCGTTGTTGGCCTCTTTTGTCATGTAAATTTCGTAACCGGCAAAAGAATCTTCGTTGGGATTGGTAGTCCACTCAACGATAACACCAGTACCAGATTCATAGCGGGCACTGATAGAAAAACTGGCACGGTTAGTGAGTGCTCCTTCTATGTAGTCTGCTGTGTAGGAGCAGGCTATCATGCTATGAGCTATCGCCACTAAAAATATGTATGATATAATTTTCCTTATCATAGTATTATATCCTGAATGACGCAGTTGCTTCCAGAATATATTTATCAACTGCTTCAACAAGTTTATCAAGCTCTGATGCTTCATTATACGAAGCCTTAATGGATAAGGTTATGTATGGTGCCACGCCATCTATCATTGCAAACCATCCACCAGTGTCATTATCCAAATGCTTGCTATGATAGCTGATTGCAGGGTCATAGAATTTATTGACGCCAAGCCACAGAATTAAATCCCAGCCAGGCATTTCAAGAAAATCGTATCCGGCTTTTGCCCACCATAACCGCATTAATGGTATTTTGACCTTCTGCTCAGTACGTTTATCTATGAGTGTTGCATCTACATGCTGAAATTCAATTTGTGCTGCAAAACGAAAATTACTAAAAGCTTTTGACAGCATTGTGTAATAGGTATGCAGGGTTGCCTGCTGTCTTGAGCTATCGCTCATAGTATTTGATTTTCCATTTGCAGTGGTCACCCATACAGGGTCATACGGCTCGTCGTTGTATTTTTTGTATCGTTTGTAACCGATAGTAGTATCAGGCAAGTAATTGATAGAGTAACCTGTAAGAAGTAGTAATTGTGTTATACTGATGCTTATTTCTGATGATTCCACACGATCATTTGCTGCAGTTGAACGCCATGTAAGAGTATTAAAAAAGCTCAATGAGCTGAAATATCGTTTTGAGATAGATGAAGGGTTAAAGTTATAATCTAGGGTACCATCTTCATTGGGTTCCATCTGCTGGTTAAATATTATGCCTGTATGGAGCGTTATGTAAGGAACAAAAACCAGTGTTGCAGCAGCTATGTCATCAAAAAATTGTGAAAAGGCATAGTCGGATGCTGATTCATTTCCAGCGCTGCCACGATTAATTTCAACCGAACGTGTTAATCCATAGTGATAACCACACAGCGTAAAACCCAGTAAAATTGTATTATATACCCATGGCTTTCTAAACGTTGTTATATCTGTTGTATCAACGGTTTGAGATTCATCTGGATTTATTTCATTATGAGGCGAATATATCGGGAATAAAAAAATTACATCTGAAAATGTGCGAACTAGGCGCATAGGTACAGCTTCTTTCTCTCCAGTTCCGCGATTGTAGGTATTGACATAAAAGTCATATACCCAGTTTAGGTTAATGTATGCATCAAAGTGGAGATAGTTATCGAGCATTGCATCCCAGCGCTGATAAAAAATATGCTGTACTGTCTGGCTTCGTGATGCAGCATTATGTAAGGTGGAAGCGTCATAGACAAATTGGGCTAGTGCAGGTGTCTGTAATATAAGAAAACAAAGTACAGATACAATCTTTGTAACACCAGTACATAACTTTACAATCGTTATTGTGGTAAGGCTATTCAGAATATAATTTAGAAAATTTTCTGAAAATAATTGAGCATACCTCAGCTTGATGGTGATACTATATTTTATTTTTAAATAATAGTTTTTCATTGAATTAAAATCCTGCATATATTGGATATGTTACATGAATGTCATGAAATAATCAATTATAAATTGATTTAAATCTTATAGAAATTGCGTGTACTTACGTTCCACATGTATGTAAATCAACAGCATCATGTAAATTAATTTATACTCTTGAGTAATATGCAATTATATGACTCATGCCTTTAAATTTTATAAAATAAAATACTTTACAAAAAACATATACCATTTTACTTTTCAGCAAAAGCTTTTATCAATTCGTCCCAAAAGAGAATATCTCAATTTAATTTAGTGTATAGTACGCTGGAGGGTATGATGCTAAAAGAATATGCTACTGAAAATGTCAGAACTGTTGCCATTGTGGGGCATGGAAGTACAGGAAAATCTACATTATTTGATGCGATGTTGTTTATTGGTGGCCAGATAGATAAAATAGGCAAGCCAGATGATGGATCGCTTACTTCAGATTACGATGAAGAAGAAAAAAGCAGAAAAATGTCAATACGCAGTGCTCTTGGTTTTGTGGAGATAGATGATGTCAAAATAAATATAATCGATACGCCAGGTATGTCAGATTTTGTTGGCGAAGCACGAGCTGCTATTCAGGTGTCTGAGGCAGCTATTGTAGTGGTTGATGCTGTTGATGGTGTACAGATTGAAACTGAAAAAGTATGGCGATATCTGGAATCTAAAAAGATTCCACGTGTCATTTTTATAAATAAGATGGATAAAGAGCGTGCAAATTTTAATGCAATAATCGATAATCTGAAATCACATTTCAATGCAAAGTTTGCACCTGTATGCATACCTGTTGGGGAAGCCGACAAGCACAGTGGGGTTGTTGACCTCATAGAAATGAAGGTGATTATGCAAAAACCTGATGGCAAGCCACAGATAAGCGATATTCCGGCTGATCTAAAGAAAGCTGCTGAAGATGCACTCAATAATTTGATGGAACTATCAGCCGAAGGTGATGATGCACTAATAGAAAAGTATTTGGAAGGTGAGCCATTAACCCAGGATGAAATGAAGAAAGGTTTGAAAGCTCTTGTTACAAAAGCAGATGTGTTCCCGGTTATTTGCGGTTCATCATTAAAAGCTACCGGTATTAAGACATTGTTCAATGTAATAAAAAATTATGTTCCTGCCTGGGAATTAAATAAAAAAGTTGAAGGACTAAATCCAAATAATAAGGACGAAAAAGTAACAATTATATCAAAACCTGATGCACCGTTTGCAGCAGTTGTATGGAAAACCTATATCGATCAGTATGCTGGCCGGTTTAATTATCTCAAAATCATTTCTGGTACTCTGCTCCCTGAAACTGAAGTATTAAACTCAACCAAGATTTATAAAGAACGAGTTACTAAACTGTATACTATGGTAGGCAATAAGCCAGTTGATGTTCCCAAACTTCTTCCCGGCGATATTGGTGTGGTTGTTAAACTGGATAGAACAGCAACTCTTGATACTTTGTGTGATACAAAACAGTCAGTGCTGTTACCAATAATACAGTTACCTAATCCTGTATTTTCATATGCTGTTCATGCGTCCAAGAAGGGTGATGAGGACAAAATTGGACAGATCTTTTCGCGGATAACTGATGAAAATCCAACTATCACATATGTATTTAATCCTGAGACAAAGCAAACTGTGCTTTCCGGTATGGGCGAGATGCAATTGGACATTATTCTCAAAGCCATCAAGGAAAAGAACAAAATTGAGCTCATAACCTCTGAACCAAAAATTGCATATCGTGAAACTATCACCAAAAAAGCTGAAGCACAGTATAAACACAAAAAGCAAACGGGTGGCCATGGACAGTATGGCGAAGTATTTATACGTGTTGCACCGCTTGAGCGTGGTAAAGGGTTTGAATTTATTGACAGTATTGTTGGCGGTGTTATTCCACGTAACTTCATCCCTGCTGTTGAAAAAGGATTGCGTGAAGGTATGGAAGAAGGTGTACTTGCACGCTTCCCGGTAGTTGACATTTCAGTTGAGCTTTACTATGGTTCGTATCATCCAGTAGATTCATCTGAAATGTCATTTAAGATAGCAGCTCGGCAAGCTTTGAAAAAAGGCCTTGAAGCAGCAGGTCCAATACTGCTTGAACCAATAATGGAAGTTGATGTCTATGTGGAAAAAGATTCAATGGGGGATATCCTCAATGACATTACCAGCAGGCGTGGCAAGGTGCTTGGCATGGGAAGTTCGGATGAAGAGGGCAATTCACCAATTTCTGTAGTTAAAGCGCTGGTACCACTTGCAGAAATGTTACGCTATTCAATTGACCTGCGTGCTATGACAAGCGGGAAGGCTACTTTTGAAATGCGGTTTTCGCATTATGAGCCAATTTCGGGCAGGATTGCTGAAAAAGTTATTGAGGAGCGTAAGAAAGAGTTTGCTGAAGAAGAAGCAAATAAGTAATATAACAAGCAATAGCATGAATAAAAAAGCCACTCATGTTGGGTGGCTTTTTGTTTTAATGTGGTTGACAATTATATTAATCATAACTATTGTATAGCTTATATTACATGATGATATTTACACTAATAAGTAAAAAAATTGAAAATAAATAATGTTAGTTCTATATAGATATTTATTTTGAGTTATTAACAATAATTTTTATAGTATACATTATGAAGATAATAATTTTTGAAGATGCAAAGTACAATGACTTTTTCCCAATTACGCTCACAAGGCCCGTATGGGATATCCGCTGTGGTCTTTTCACAATGTGGGAGCGCTACGCTACATTGTTTGCAACATCGTTTCCTCACAACATATATTTTTATACACGGCATCATTTAGAGGCGATAGCTCATATACAGTATCCCAATCTGCATATTAATAAACCAGCAACATTACAACCTAATGAGGAATTGCTATTTATTAACGCACGGATTGTATATCCGGAACTATCGAACATACAAAAAAATACAGTGTATTTGTATAATGGTATCCCTGTGCTAGCAAAGATGCACGAAGGTTCTATGCTGCAATGTACTACTACAGAAGATGTCCAGAATTATTTACAGAGCATTACATCATGTTGTAAGTATAATGGTTATGTGATGACATCCCTGTGGGAACTTATTAATTCAAATGGTGAGATTATAACAAAAGATTTTTTACTTAAAAAAAATTCTGGAGTACAAAGTAATGTAACAATTATTGGCGATAGCTCTCAATTAATAATAGAAGATGATGTAACAATTGAACCATATGTTGTTGTTGATTGCACAAGGGGGCCTGTATATATTGGGAAGGGGTGCGCTTTAAAAGCATTTACGCGTATTGAAGGCCCGTGCTGCATTGGCCATAATTCAGTACTGCTACAGGCAAAGGTCAGAGAAGGCTGTAGTATAGGTCCGTGGTGCAGAATTGGTGGGGAAGTGGAGGAAACTATTTTTCATGGCTTTGTGAATAAATACCATGAAGGTTTCATAGGTCATTCGTACATTGGGCAGTGGGTTAACTTAGGTGCACTTACTACAAATAGTGATTTGAAAAATAATTACACAACGGTTAAATTGTTTATTGGTGATGAAAAGATTAATACGCAATTACTTAAAGTGGGTTGTTTTATTGGCGATTTTACGATGACAAGCATAGGTACTCTTATTAATACTGGCACGGTTATGGGGCCTGGCTGTATGGTGATTCATAGTGGTGATATAACACCAAAATTTATACCACCATTTACCTGGTATATTGATGGGCACATTGTTGACCTGCCATCTGAGGATAAGTTTTATGCTACCTGCAAAACAATGATGTCACGTCGTGATGTTGAATTCACTGTAGAATATAAAAAGATGCTAGAAGAAGTGCGGGTTCAGACAAAACTATACAGAAAAGGAATTGGAAAATGGAACGTGCAGAAGTAAGATTTGACCTTGTGCTGTTAGTTTCATTTTTTATGCACAGTATTGTGATAGTATCTTTTTTTATTGCTCAGATACGATACGGCGTGTTCTTTTCAAAACAAGCTGATTTGACCTTTAAAGGCAGGGATATTATTGTTAACATTAATCAGGATAATATAAAAGATATAAATAAAAATACACTTCTTTCGGATAAGACATCACGCGCCAAAGGCTATATAACCAAAGAAAAAGGTGATAGGTGGCTTAACAATTCTCTAGATTTTAAAATGCAAAAAGGAGTGCGGCAGCTTGGCAAAGGTGGAATTGCCAGTAGAGAAGCTGCAAAGGATAAACTTATAGTTTCAACCGACAATACAGAATATACAATCACTCTGTCAAAAGAGGTTGCCGGTGGCATACCCGAATTTGAAGGTGATAGTGAATTTACCCGTATACCCGATAAATACAGTATTACACCAAAAAATGCACTCTTTTTTACCAGTGATGGTTTCTTTTCTTTCAATACATTAAAATTCAAACCATTTGAGTACTTCAAGAATATGAAAGATAAAGTGGCAGCCAACTGGCATCCTCCGTTACTTGCAAATGCTGTAATCTATGGATATAATCCAATGACAGGCAGTATGGCGCCCGGAAGAATGCGAATTATGGCCATTCCAACGCAGGATATCAAGCTTTACTTTACAATGGACCGTGAGGGGAATGTGCTGGATATTGTACTTGTTGATTCATTAGGTAATAAAGCCATTGATGAATCATGTATTGATGCTATACGCCTATCCAAAAACTTTGGTAAAGTCCCCGACGAAATTAAAGGGAAGGTAATAGTCATCCCGTTTTTGTTCAGGATAGTCTCCCAGTAGCTTATTCTGTTGCACGGATAACATCAGCAAGAGTTTTATTCTGTACTATTGATTCAATTGACTGTTTCATTTCCTTGAATAAATCAGCCAGATATGATTTTAATTTATCCTGCTTTGCAGCAGGGATATCCAGTGATATGCTATAAATGGTGTCAATGATCTTTGCTATAGTAATATTTTTACTTGCATTTGCAGGAATAATTCCAAAATCTTCGGTATGTGTAATAAACTTTTCTTTTATAAAAAGCTCTATAAACATGTCAAGCACATCAACATCATTGAGCGTCATTGGCAGCAATTCCTGGAAGCTACAAGCACCCTTTCCAGATTCAAATTTTTTATAAATATAATGCAACAGTGCTATAGCAGAATATACGTGAATATCCTTTTTATCCTTCAGTGCCCTGTTTAAATATTTATAGCTCAAAGGGTTCATCAGAACATACGAAATCTCAGCGCCATATAAAATAATAACAGCTGAAGAGTAAACAACCAGTAAAAATATTGGAAACGCAGCAAGTGCACCGTAAATGGCAAACGTACTCTTGGCAAAAGCTTTAATATATACAATAAACAGTAAAATAAAAATAACCCACACAGCGCTGGTAAATGATGCACCTATTGCAGCAGGACGTAAAGGTACTTTAGTGTTTGGGAGTATCATATAGCACATCAAAAAAAGGATCCATATGAAGAAGAATGGAGCAAAGAAATTTAGCAGGTACACTAAAATACTACTACCCTTAAGTCCTTGCCATGTTGTTCCCATATCTTTTGATAACATAAGAAAACTGTTGTTACCAATTGCCCATAATAAGTTGTTATAAAGCGATAGCTCATTGACACGTTCCCCTTTAAGCTTTCTAATTGTCCACTTTTCACCACCATCTGCTGTAAAAAAGATATCAGCCTTTTCACCAGCCATAAAGCCTTCACTGGAGTTCATGAAATACACTGCATAAAGATTGCTATCCTTGAATTTATGAGCAGTCCATACAGTAAAATTTTTAGAACTTGTTAAATAAAAGCCTTCATCAGCAACAATAATTACGTTAGTATCATCTATTATTTGTACATTGTTGAAATTAAGGTAATTCTTTTTATATTTTCCTTCGGCAAGTTGCTGTATTTTCCAGGTTTTGCCTCTATCAGTTGTAGTTATTACATATGATCTATCGCCAACAATGATTCCTTTATCTTTGTAAAAGCTTATTGCGTTCAAATTTGAGGTAACATTTTCCCAATCAATCACATTCCATGTTTTACCAGCATCGTTAGTTTTAAGAAGATATCCATCATTTGCAGCAATAAAACCTGTAGTATCATCAACCATTGCAATATCATTGAATGAAAAGTTGCCCCATTTTTCTATAAGCCATGACTTACCAGCATCATTTGATTTAAGTATAATACCATTATCACCAATAATAAAACCTTTCTGGCCTACGAATGCAATATCTGAAAATTTAGTTCGTTTGTATTCAATTAGTTCTATTCTGAATTCTTCTGCTTTAAATTGTTTGTCACCTGGATTGTATGAATATACATGCTGATTATCAAAATCTATTTTTTCAATGGGAAGCTCAGTAAAATTGAGGTCATCTTTGTTGTTAAAAAGTATTGTAGCTTTGTTTCCAACTACATAGTGTGAATTGTTATAATGAGCTATCGCATTCAAATGAGGTGCTGAGAGAGTGCTTGATATTTGAGTGGCTACTGCAGTAGCAGCAATAATCATTATTGGACCTAATGTCAAAGCTGCCCAGTAATAGATAACTTTTAAAAACATTGAACGCTGTTTGGAAACCCTGAAAATATCATTTAATGATTTTTCAAGTGTCCGTAAAACGGCAGTAGCCGAAAAAGCCAACACAACTGCACCAATGCCACCTATTTTTGCTGCATTGTCAATTAATGTACTTATAGTTTGAAAAAATGGGTCAACATTTACTTTGATATTATGTTCAATGAGGAATAATGTAATTTGTCTAAATAACTCGTCCTTTTTGTCGCCAACTCCTGAGAATATGGAATAAATAGTTAAAACTACAGCCAGTGTAGGAATAAGCGAAACAATGGTTGTATATGCAATAGAAGATGATTTGGTAAGGCAGTCATCTTTCATAAACTTGCGGGAGGCAACAATAAATACCTTCACAGTATTTATTATTTTGGTTGTAAGCCAGTTAAATGCTTCTTCGCCACGGTAAATCTGATTTATTATTTGAATAATGAAATTCCTCAATTCAGAGATTTTATTTTTAAATTTTGGTATGAGTTTTTTCATGACAATTGTTCCTTATAATATATTTAGTATGAATCATGTGTTTGGTTGCTTAAATATAATGTATGTAAAAAAAGCTTTGGACAATCCAAAAATTTTGATATGTTATACAAATTATATTCATCTAACATTATAAAAAAACATTGAATTTATATCGTATTATAGTGTACATGCAGTATTTAACAAAACGTCAAGAAATTTTTATTGGAGGTGAATACAAAAGATAGATGAATTAAATTTTGTGCAATTAAAAAAATGAATTGATTTTGTTAACATCCGGGGTTTAAATAAAGCTATAAAGGATTACAATTATGTCTTCAAAATCACTGGTTTCAATAAAAAGTAAAGTTTATTGCGCCAAACTTAATATATCAGGTTTGATATTAACTGTAATTGACAAAGAAAACAATAGAATTATTGGCGTTAATGGTGTTTTTATTTCAGGGGATAATTTAAAGAATGCCCGTACTAATATTTCATCTGTTGATTTTATCGAGGCTATTAATGTAGCTTCGCAGCAATATGCTGTGCAAAAAGAATATTTTGAAATTGTAAAAAATTATCTTTTACACAGATTAGATCAAAAAAACATCAATGTGTTAATTAATAATATTGGTAATAACCAAATAGCTGCAGTCAATGAATTCCAACGTATTATTAAGACTGCTTTGAATATTGATATCATTGATGTGTATTCTGAATTTGATAGTATCTCCCCGGCACAATATAATGAAATTATTATTGCTCAAAAAATTGATTCGTTAACATTATCACAGCAGGTGGAAATTGCTGCTCAATACTATGATAATAATACACAGCTGGCAGAGGAATCAATAAAAAGCAGTAAGCAAGATATTGGAATAACTGTAATTTATTTTGATGCAAAGCAGTTTAGTGGTGTTGGTTTTTGTTTTGTTAATTGTATCACAAAAAAATTGTTGTATTGTTTCTGCTGGGTAGCTGAGCCTGCAGTAGTACAGTCCGAAGTAAAAGCTAATGACGCATTGTATGATCTGTTTTATAAAGTTACTAAAGCTGCAGAAAGAGTAACTAAACTTACACCAATACAACATGAAATTCAGTCAAGTCTATGGAAAATAGATATTAACAAATTATTGCATGCTATTGAGCATGAAGCATCAGGGTTAGCAGGGCAGTTATTTGCTTCTTTGTTGTCACAATACAAAGATATTCAAGTCCGTGCAGAGCTACACAAAATAGATGTGATTAGATTTCATATGCTTTATAACCCCTCCCAGTTTGATAAAAAAACTGAAGAAGAGTCAAGCGAAAGTAAAATAGATAAAAAACTGGTAGCTGTTGATGTTGTATTATCGCCAACTTCAGGCAAAAAGGTTTCACAACTGCAAAAAGGTGATTTTATATATATATTAATTGATACGTCTACACCGTATGGCTATGATGTGGCAAAAGCGCTGAATTTAATTGTAGATAATAAAAATACACCTATTGAAGCTGAAGTATTTTCAGTGAATTACAGTAAAAAGAAGGGATATACCATATTTGTAAAAATTACAGAAAGTCTTTATGGTAAGGCTATAGAGGAGCAGGATGTTAAAGTTAAAACAAAGCTTGTGATTTCTGATGAAGAAAAAGCCTCATCAAAAGGGAGCCTTCTTATTGGGCTTATAGCAGGTTTGATAGTAATTGCTATACTATTATTTATTTTATTAACCTGAGTAAATCAATTCTATAATTTGCCTTCACGTTCCAATTTTTGAATATCCTGTGGTGTAATAGGTTTATCCTTACCCAATATTTGTGCAGCTTTGTTTAGCTTCTGAATCATATCTTCATCAGTGATTATTTTATCCCGTGAAGCATCAATATCATCCCTGGACTGCGGTGGTATATTAAGATAAATTTTTGCATACACTTCACGCTTGTTAGAGTATGACCCTGAAAAGGTAATATTGAGGTTGCATGTTGATTTTGGCAACAGCGATTTTGGCACTTTCAGCAATTGCTTAACCGAAGATTTAGGTGCTAAAAATGTTGATTCCAATATCTGATCAGGATTAATATTTTTATAATCCGGTGAAAGTGAAGTATTGCATGGCTTACATTCAAGTACAGCATTGTTAAATGACACCGGTTCATCAAAAATATTTTTCATATTAACTTCTACAGTGATGTAATTGTTATCTATAGAAGGAAATTTATTGTAAAGAACCGGTATTATTGGATTCCCCATTAGATTTGATAAATAGTGAACATTGGGAAATGATATACTGGCTCTCCCTGTGGCTGATATCCCGTTGGCATCAGTTATTTTAACCTGTGCAATAAAGCTTGACTGCAAACCTTTTTGGTCTCTAGAAGCATAACTGTGAGTTATATAACCGGTTTGTGTTGTGGCATACGTACCATCACCAAAATCCCAATCATAGGTACATTTCCCGGACAGCCCCTTCTGGGAAGTGACCTCAAATATTGCGGATTCAGGTTCCAGATTATGCAGACGAGCACTTAATGTAACCAT from Spirochaetota bacterium includes these protein-coding regions:
- the fusA gene encoding elongation factor G — protein: MMLKEYATENVRTVAIVGHGSTGKSTLFDAMLFIGGQIDKIGKPDDGSLTSDYDEEEKSRKMSIRSALGFVEIDDVKINIIDTPGMSDFVGEARAAIQVSEAAIVVVDAVDGVQIETEKVWRYLESKKIPRVIFINKMDKERANFNAIIDNLKSHFNAKFAPVCIPVGEADKHSGVVDLIEMKVIMQKPDGKPQISDIPADLKKAAEDALNNLMELSAEGDDALIEKYLEGEPLTQDEMKKGLKALVTKADVFPVICGSSLKATGIKTLFNVIKNYVPAWELNKKVEGLNPNNKDEKVTIISKPDAPFAAVVWKTYIDQYAGRFNYLKIISGTLLPETEVLNSTKIYKERVTKLYTMVGNKPVDVPKLLPGDIGVVVKLDRTATLDTLCDTKQSVLLPIIQLPNPVFSYAVHASKKGDEDKIGQIFSRITDENPTITYVFNPETKQTVLSGMGEMQLDIILKAIKEKNKIELITSEPKIAYRETITKKAEAQYKHKKQTGGHGQYGEVFIRVAPLERGKGFEFIDSIVGGVIPRNFIPAVEKGLREGMEEGVLARFPVVDISVELYYGSYHPVDSSEMSFKIAARQALKKGLEAAGPILLEPIMEVDVYVEKDSMGDILNDITSRRGKVLGMGSSDEEGNSPISVVKALVPLAEMLRYSIDLRAMTSGKATFEMRFSHYEPISGRIAEKVIEERKKEFAEEEANK
- a CDS encoding putative sugar nucleotidyl transferase, which codes for MKIIIFEDAKYNDFFPITLTRPVWDIRCGLFTMWERYATLFATSFPHNIYFYTRHHLEAIAHIQYPNLHINKPATLQPNEELLFINARIVYPELSNIQKNTVYLYNGIPVLAKMHEGSMLQCTTTEDVQNYLQSITSCCKYNGYVMTSLWELINSNGEIITKDFLLKKNSGVQSNVTIIGDSSQLIIEDDVTIEPYVVVDCTRGPVYIGKGCALKAFTRIEGPCCIGHNSVLLQAKVREGCSIGPWCRIGGEVEETIFHGFVNKYHEGFIGHSYIGQWVNLGALTTNSDLKNNYTTVKLFIGDEKINTQLLKVGCFIGDFTMTSIGTLINTGTVMGPGCMVIHSGDITPKFIPPFTWYIDGHIVDLPSEDKFYATCKTMMSRRDVEFTVEYKKMLEEVRVQTKLYRKGIGKWNVQK
- a CDS encoding energy transducer TonB, yielding MERAEVRFDLVLLVSFFMHSIVIVSFFIAQIRYGVFFSKQADLTFKGRDIIVNINQDNIKDINKNTLLSDKTSRAKGYITKEKGDRWLNNSLDFKMQKGVRQLGKGGIASREAAKDKLIVSTDNTEYTITLSKEVAGGIPEFEGDSEFTRIPDKYSITPKNALFFTSDGFFSFNTLKFKPFEYFKNMKDKVAANWHPPLLANAVIYGYNPMTGSMAPGRMRIMAIPTQDIKLYFTMDREGNVLDIVLVDSLGNKAIDESCIDAIRLSKNFGKVPDEIKGKVIVIPFLFRIVSQ
- a CDS encoding YihY family inner membrane protein translates to MKKLIPKFKNKISELRNFIIQIINQIYRGEEAFNWLTTKIINTVKVFIVASRKFMKDDCLTKSSSIAYTTIVSLIPTLAVVLTIYSIFSGVGDKKDELFRQITLFLIEHNIKVNVDPFFQTISTLIDNAAKIGGIGAVVLAFSATAVLRTLEKSLNDIFRVSKQRSMFLKVIYYWAALTLGPIMIIAATAVATQISSTLSAPHLNAIAHYNNSHYVVGNKATILFNNKDDLNFTELPIEKIDFDNQHVYSYNPGDKQFKAEEFRIELIEYKRTKFSDIAFVGQKGFIIGDNGIILKSNDAGKSWLIEKWGNFSFNDIAMVDDTTGFIAANDGYLLKTNDAGKTWNVIDWENVTSNLNAISFYKDKGIIVGDRSYVITTTDRGKTWKIQQLAEGKYKKNYLNFNNVQIIDDTNVIIVADEGFYLTSSKNFTVWTAHKFKDSNLYAVYFMNSSEGFMAGEKADIFFTADGGEKWTIRKLKGERVNELSLYNNLLWAIGNNSFLMLSKDMGTTWQGLKGSSILVYLLNFFAPFFFIWILFLMCYMILPNTKVPLRPAAIGASFTSAVWVIFILLFIVYIKAFAKSTFAIYGALAAFPIFLLVVYSSAVIILYGAEISYVLMNPLSYKYLNRALKDKKDIHVYSAIALLHYIYKKFESGKGACSFQELLPMTLNDVDVLDMFIELFIKEKFITHTEDFGIIPANASKNITIAKIIDTIYSISLDIPAAKQDKLKSYLADLFKEMKQSIESIVQNKTLADVIRATE
- a CDS encoding PKD domain-containing protein, encoding MKRTYIIGGIIIVIITIILLITLKNDKEGVDNSTKTQSLLNIFQFMSAPEPQEEIPPVDPEKVETYEIEQANFIKEIILEKNPVCAGEDFKVTVIAKNPFGPDAHLVYRISNKLGNPAILRFTKAGLREFYVTVRDEGKHIDMRKVQINVVDCADKPMVTLSARLHNLEPESAIFEVTSQKGLSGKCTYDWDFGDGTYATTQTGYITHSYASRDQKGLQSSFIAQVKITDANGISATGRASISFPNVHYLSNLMGNPIIPVLYNKFPSIDNNYITVEVNMKNIFDEPVSFNNAVLECKPCNTSLSPDYKNINPDQILESTFLAPKSSVKQLLKVPKSLLPKSTCNLNITFSGSYSNKREVYAKIYLNIPPQSRDDIDASRDKIITDEDMIQKLNKAAQILGKDKPITPQDIQKLEREGKL